One window of the Pelmatolapia mariae isolate MD_Pm_ZW linkage group LG15, Pm_UMD_F_2, whole genome shotgun sequence genome contains the following:
- the ankle1 gene encoding ankyrin repeat and LEM domain-containing protein 1: protein MDRHTRRLTSQLCKAVNEGDPRSVQQLLLQGANPNLVGTKGVAAVHLSVGKETEKNTRCLKTLLQYGADPNIRSSEGLTPLHVAALWGCYQNLKLLLMNGGNPNIKDNEGNTPQQLAEQQENQKCAHLLQEYQASPTDTEEEDIPQFQYSLYSDQTDMSSYPESDYSFSSHTSMISDFGEAPLSSTRRSSFFNLSNINGRLSCRSVSHRGPSYPSILSSTRMSAVEPAAAEDGNCTDDTTSKREECPAAPDGIIPPSNFPAVSSMRASRKSVSFRDDVDEYYPVFSPESPQQNPAVDGCQRSLPFDISEYSDFLDSERMATILDRQGIDATSPDHVYIFCRESTESTEEDLEKTVLVHCALEESDDEQKTERVKDSQGNSDEKKVHCHAGGSSSGTSSSHYSSCESDHYTSALDASVNPECLSLSAADDVSAKTALDRKTLISTNSDCELTNIHMEANTDSKPQTVERLSGMLNKLTLSGVKNPNNDIVQGCGGNDVTSPSKGDVVEFAAVEEKSDHPFTPSPFVTGRTRSRMSRCSLRTSRTPESLSSTSSLFEDTLPTPVRTRRQTPRSPTSEEFYNSPRSPFGAQCFSGRRPDGGCLSVDCQETQSSTVRGSSVSNSQADTLLLSTSVTDSAVQSQTLCDTFLLESNNDSSVSAYERNLAEIALAMREQNCNLTEDGEFLTDDLTSSDETTAKRNVNDTPHEEQAESLNNEDAWITRDCSSLPDSVSSSSTSSYGSPRRSKEDSDFPCTPGTGCTPRYSMSRLSSCRRPQHLANLSYTPGGRPHIQDVDEPVEYLYTDTERGHKLIETHVPPTADTSLSSSVSTTSSEETILYDWRSLHADMVDKIRGLTDKELRSRLVELGESPGPISSRTRPTYMRRLCRLVQESNYAGYSPELCRVLETFNLPNCQADEQALCQQFDQPDQNRKWREGVIKSSFNYLLLDPRVTKNLPFRSHTMTPKECFQTFIHAIFYVGKGKRSRPYSHLYEALEYFKGDKTSKKLCSKVQHILQVWNTGQGVISLHCFQNVIPVEAYTREACMVEAIGLKMLTNQKRGDFYGIVSNWQTKKKRELGIHLLYRAMQIFLAEGERQLRPADIRQ from the exons ATGGATCGACACACGAGGAGGCTGACGAGTCAGCTGTGTAAAGCGGTGAATGAAGGAGATCCCAG ATCTGTTCAGCAACTCCTTTTACAAGGCGCAAACCCCAATCTGGTGGGTACCAAAGGGGTAGCTGCTGTACACTTATCTGTTGGCAAAGAAACTGAGAAGAACACGAGATGCTTGAAAACCTTGCTGCAATATGGAGCTGACCCCAATATAAG GTCATCAGAAGGCCTCACTCCTCTTCATGTTGCTGCACTGTGGGGATGTTATCAAAATCTCAAGCTGCTCTTGATGAATGGAGGGAATCCAAATATCAAAGATAAT GAAGGAAACACTCCACAGCAGCTTGCAGAGCAACAGGAAAATCAAAAATGTGCCCATCTCCTTCAGGAATACCAGGCTAGCCCAACAGACACTGAGGAGGAGGACATACCTCAGTTCCAATACT cTCTGTATTCCGACCAGACAGACATGTCCAGCTATCCTGAATCGGACTACAGCTTCAGTTCCCACACATCCATGATAAGTGACTTTGGTGAAGCCCCACTGAGCAGCACAAGGCGCTCATCATTTTTTAACCTATCTAACATTAATGGACGACTAAGTTGCAGAAGTGTATCACATCGCGGACCATCTTATCCTTCCATACTTTCAAGCACTCGCATGTCTGCGGTGGAGCCTGCAGCTGCAGAAGATGGCAATTGTACCGATGATACCACATCGAAACGCGAGGAATGTCCTGCTGCACCTGATGGCATAATCCCCCCTTCCAACTTCCCTGCAGTTTCCTCCATGCGAGCAAGTCGGAAGAGCGTGAGCTTCAGGGATGACGTGGATGAATATTACCCTGTTTTCAGCCCCGAATCTCCCCAACAGAATCCCGCTGTTGATGGCTGCCAGCGCAGCTTACCTTTTGACATATCTGAGTATTCTGATTTCCTGGATTCAGAACGCATGGCTACTATTTTAGACAGGCAGGGCATTGACGCCACATCACCGGatcatgtttacattttctgcAGGGAAAGCACTGAGAGCACAGAAGAGGACTTGGAGAAAACAGTCCTTGTTCACTGTGCTTTGGAAGAAAGTGATGatgaacagaaaacagagcGTGTAAAAGACAGTCAGGGGAACAGTGATGAAAAGAAAGTACACTGCCATGCCGGCGGCAGCAGCAGTGGAACTAGTAGTAGCCATTATAGTAGCTGTGAGAGTGACCATTACACCAGTGCTCTGGATGCCTCTGTAAACCCTGAATGTCTTTCACTTAGTGCAGCAGATGATGTTTCTGCCAAGACTGCATTAGACAGAAAGACTCTGATTTCTACAAATTCTGATTGTGAACTTACAAACATTCATATGGAAGCTAATACCGATTCCAAACCTCAAACGGTTGAGCGTTTATCAGGTATGCTTAATAAACTGACCTTGTCTGGAGTAAAAAATCCAAACAATGATATAGTTCAGGGTTGTGGTGGTAATGATGTAACCAGTCCAAGTAAGGGCGATGTTGTTGAGTTCGCAGCAGTAGAAGAAAAAAGTGATCATCCATTCACACCCAGTCCTTTCGTAACAGGCAGGACACGCTCAAGAATGAGCCGTTGCTCGTTGAGAACAAGCAGAACCCCCGAGAGCCTCTCCTCCACATCTTCTTTGTTCGAAGATACCCTGCCTACACCAGTTCGAACACGCCGCCAGACTCCCAGATCTCCAACCAGTGAAGAGTTTTACAACTCACCACGCTCACCATTCGGTGCACAGTGCTTTTCAGGCAGACGGCCAGACGGAGGGTGCCTGTCTGTGGACTGCCAAGAGACACAGTCCAGTACTGTCAGAGGCTCGAGTGTTAGTAACAGCCAAGCTGATACGCTTCTCctctctacaagtgtgacagaCTCTGCTGTTCAGTCACAGACTTTGTGTGACACGTTTCTACTCGAGAGCAATAATGACAGTTCAGTCAGTGCTTATGAGAGAAACCTTGCAGAGATTGCTCTTGCTATGCGGGAACAGAACTGTAATCTCACTGAAGACGGGGAATTTCTGACTGACGATCTGACAAGTTCAGATGAGACAACTGCAAAGAGAAATGTAAACGATACCCCTCATGAGGAGCAGGCAGAAAGCCTAAACAATGAGGATGCCTGGATAACTAGGGATTGTAGCTCTCTGCCAGACTCTGTGTCGTCATCATCCACCTCCAGCTATGGTTCTCCAAGGAGATCCAAGGAAGACTCTGATTTTCCCTGCACCCCAGGTACCGGCTGCACACCGAGGTACAGCATGAGCAGGCTTTCAAGCTGCCGTAGGCCACAGCACCTGGCTAACTTGTCTTACACCCCTGGAGGGCGTCCACATATTCAGGATGTGGACGAACCAGTAGAGTACCTGTACACAGATACCGAACGCGGCCACAAACTGATTGAGACCCATGTCCCACCTACAGCAGACACCTCCCTCAGCTCCAGCGTGAGTACTACCAGCAGTGAGGAGACCATACTTTATGACTGGCGTTCTTTGCATGCTGACATGGTggaca AAATCAGAGGGTTAACTGACAAGGAGCTCAGATCGAGGCTGGTGGAGCTGGGGGAAAGTCCAGGTCCCATCAGCAGTCGTACAAGGCCCACCTACATGCGAAGACTGTGCCGCCTGGTACAGGAGTCCAACT atgCAGGTTACAGTCCAGAATTGTGTAGGGTTCTGGAGACCTTTAATCTTCCCAATTGCCAGGCTGATGAGCAGGCTTTGTGCCAGCAGTTTGACCAACCAGATCAGAACAGGAAGTGGAGAGAGGGCGTCATCAAGTCCAGTTTCAACTACCTGCTGCTTGATCCAAG AGTGACAAAAAACCTTCCGTTTCGCAGTCACACCATGACCCCAAAGGAGTGTTTCCAGACTTTTATCCATGCTATATTTTATGTTGGCAAAGGAAAACGCTCCCGTCCCTACAGTCATCTGTATGAGGCTTTAGAATACTTTAAAGGTGACAAAACCTCAAAG AAACTGTGCTCCAAAGTCCAGCACATCCTTCAGGTGTGGAACACAGGGCAGGGTGTCATCTCTCTGCATTGTTTCCAAAATGTTATTCCTGTGGAAGCCTACACAAGAGAGGCCTGTATGGTGGAGGCGATTG GGTTGAAGATGCTCACGAATCAGAAGCGAGGGGATTTCTATGGCATCGTGTCCAACTGGCAGACAAAGAAGAAACGGGAGCTCGGCATCCACCTGCTGTACCGCGCCATGCAGATCTTCCTGGCTGAGGGTGAAAGACAGCTTAGACCAGCTGACATCAGACAGTAG